The DNA segment ATTGGCGGTGTTGGTCAAAATCTCGCTGGTGTTTGCGGAAATCGCAGTGGTGTTCGTTGAAATTGCCGCCGTGTTGGTCGCGATACTCGCCTCATTCTGACCGATTCGCGATTCCAGGCTGGCGACGTCGATCGGGGTGCCGCCGGTGCCCTGGAGGTTGGACTCCAGGGATTCGACGCGGGAGCGAAGCGAGGCTAACTCGCTAAGAGCGGCCTGCACGTCGGCGGCGCTCAAACCCTGGAGGGAGTCGGCCTCATTGGCCCTATTCGAGCGCAGGGCATAAGGCACCGACTCGACGGGATTGCGGGGGCTCAGCGTTTCTCCATCGATAGACACTTCGAGCCAGTAGGCGCTGCCGTCAAAGACGTCGACGAGCGACTCCGTTTGGCCGAGCTGGGCGGAAAAACTGCCGTTGACGACGTCGATGGTGGAGAAGGTTTCGCTCCAGACCTCGGAGCCGCCGTTTGCGGCGTCATAGAGTCGAAAGCTCGCTTCCACGGTGGTGTCCACGGGCGCACCGCTGCCATCGGTGAGGTTGCCCTTATACGTCATCGTCTCCGGCACTTCAGCGGCGGCGGAGAGCGAGAATCCCAGACAGAAAAGCATGACAAGAGAAGCGACGCTCGTTTTCAAATTCATGGATAAATCCTTAAGAAATCGTGGGACATGCCCGATCATTTTGGTCGTCGAAAAGATTACTGCCCTGTCGTGGAGGAGGCCGGTGTGAGCTCGAGGCGGTAGTTCGCGCTCTCGCTTTTTAGCCTTGGCGCCGCCGGATTGAGCTGCCCGGAGAGGGTGTAGCTGGAGCTCATCGAAACACCTCCGCTGGGGACGAGCTCGCCCTGCAGGCTCAAGCCTTCTGGGGAGGTGGTGTCGGACTCCCCCGTGTCGGGAGTGTTGTCGGTCGCGTCTCCGGTGGGATCACCGGAGCAGGCCGCAGTGATGAGCAATGCACAGATCGTGAGTGCTGCCGAGCAGAGCCGTCGTCGTTTGGGTGCCATAGGGTCTCCTGGTTGAGTCGGTGCGGCTTTTCCCCCGTGTCCGTTCGTTGAATGTGTGGGGGGAGAGTAGAGAGGTTGCGAGGGGGTGTCAAAGCGGTGGGGTGAGCGGGTGAACCCTCGCGTCGCCGGCCCGAAAGGAGCCGGCCTCGGAGCGCAGTTTTTCCGGTAAAAGGCGGAGAGAGCCGGGCAGGGAGGGAAAAATTTATCGGCATGAACGGAAGGATCCGCCCCGTGAGGGAAAAATCTCTCGGTATAGGCGGAAGCTTCCGTTCTTTTTTAGTCGTCGACCGACGGAGAAGCGGAGCCTTCCGGCCGGTGAGTGAACATCTTGCCGAGGGTGGCGGAACTTTCCGTTCATTTTTGATTAGAGAGCATGAAAAGGCCGGAAGCTTCCGTTGTTTTTTAATCGTCGACCACCGGAAAGGCGGAAGCTTCCGCATGGTGAGTGAAAATTTTGTCGGGGAGGGCGGAGCGTTCCGTTGTTTCGCGCGAACGCGGATCGCTTTTGGGCGGCGCGACCGGCGTTTGAGAGACATTTTGGTCGTTGAGGGCCGAGACATCCGGTATGCGAGCGAAACGACTCAGTCCGACCCGTCGCCCGGCAGACTCAAACGAACTCCCACGCCCACGCCCCACCGCAGCGACCCGCCAGACTCAACCATCCCCGGCCCTTCCTGAAACGTGGCGTCCAGAAAGAGACTCAACAAACGGTCGTTGATGGCCAGGACAGTATGCTCGGCCTGAAGCCTCATGTCGCAGAGGCGCTGCCAGCGCATGTCGCGATCGATAAGCAGCGCTGTGGCTGCGCATTGCAGGCGCGCGTCGAGGGCGGTGCGGCCGGAGAGGTTTTCCCACCGATAGATAACGCGGCCACCGCTGGCGGGGACGATGGTGTGGGCGAACGGGGCTTCTGGGTCGAGGCCGTCGATGCGATCGATGCCGTAGGCTAGGAGGGGGCCGATGGCGAGTCGGTGTCGGTAGGTGGGGTCGCGCAGCACATCGAGCAAGAAGGCGAACTCGGCGACGTCGACGGAGGTCAGCCGGCGAGTGCGGGCATCGACGTTGAGGTCGATGAGGTCGTACTCGAAGGCGATATCAAAGGGTGCGGGCAGCCGGGCGTTGTTGGCGCTGGGGATGACGATGTGGTTGTTGCGGGCGTGGCGCATGTAGGAGGCGGAGATGAGCGTCATGCCCAGCTGGAGTTCGTCGTGAGTTTTGATGGCTCGGGCGGCGAGCCAGCGATGGCGAAAGCGCCACCAGATCTCCTCGTCCGGGAAAGCCGCCTCAAAGCTATGGCGGATGGCGAAGCGGAAACCGGTAGCGAGCTCAACGTGCCGAAGTTCCTCGCTGCGGCGGGTGGTGCCATAGACGTCGAAGGTGGTGCGATCGTGGAGGGGGAAGACCACGCGCAGGCGACGGCCGTGCTCGTCGATGACGTAGCGCGCGTCGTCGGGGGCTGGCGAGTCCTGGGCCCAGGTGGGGACGGCGAAGAGGGTGAGGGTCGTCAGGACGGCCAGGGCCAGAGCGGCTCGGAGCTGTGCTGGAAGATATCTCATTGCCGGGCTTCCAGTTCGGCCTGGCGGGGAGGCACGAAGAGGTTGAGGCGAAGCCCGAGAAGTCCGCGTACTTCAACGCCTTGAAGCTCGGCGATGGGGATCTGGCTGTAGCGAAGCTCCGGCGCCAGAAAGAGCGTGATGGGCTGGTCGTTGATGGCCAGGGGCGACCATTCGACAGCGGCCTGCATCGAGCCCATCTGCCAGTGCTCACCGGTCTGGGCGTTCCAGGCCCATTGCATCCGGCCCTGCATGGCGAGCTGGGTGAGGCCATCGTCGGTGAGAGTCCAGGCGGCGCGCAGGCCGACTTCGGGCGCCCCGTACACGTCGATGCGGCCGGCTCCCTCGCGGTGGATCACGCCGACACCAACGCCCGTGGTCAGAACCACGTAATCCTCAATGCGTTCCCCCTGATAGAACTCCCAGCCGATATGTCCCTCGGCCAGGTCGAGGACCATCAGGTCGCCGAGGTCGGTGCTTCGGTAATGAAGTCGCCCCACCGATCCCCCACCCCCAACGGCGATCGGCACATCAAACCTGCGTGGTTCGCCGATAAAGGTCGTGATCCACAGGGGCGCCTCGTCGATGGAGCGGCTGAAGTCATAGCCGTAGAGCAAGGCGTCGATCTCAAAGGGCGCAAGCAGGAGGCGTCCCTGAACGAAGCGGTGGCGATGCCGACGAGACGTGTGAGGGTTAAAGACCTCGTGCTGGCCCCCGGCCTCGATCATCAGCGCGTGGCGGTTGCCGCGCAGCGTCTGGTCCTCGTAGATCCGCAACATGTCGTAGACGCCCAGGTGGTATCGGCGGCGCAGATCGAAGCTGGTCTGAAAGAGGCGGCCCCGCTCGTCTCGGGCGTAGCCAGGCGGAGGGTCGAGCGACTCAGAGGGCTCTGTTTCCGACGCGTCGTCTACTGTTGGAAGAGGGAAGACGGTGGCGTCAGCATGGGCCGCCGCGGGGTCCTGGGCGGTGGCGGTGGCGCTGTAGGCCCATCCACTCATGGCAAGCAGGTAGCTCAGTATCTGGGGGCGGTAGGTATGTATTCGGGCACGCATATCATCTCCGTTGTCTCGAAAATCACGCCGATATCAGGTGGCGGATTCTGGAGTTCGCAACGGTCGTGCCAGGCGTGCTGTGTTTTCTAAATGCGTAATACTATCAGGGGTTTAGATGGTCGAGGGCCCTCGATGTGATGGGAGGGCGTGGAAGGCGTGTGTACATATTTTGTTGAGAAGGCGCACAAAAAATGTATGGGTTGAGTTCGGCTCGAGAAGAATAGCCAGGGGAAAACTGGAGGAGAGGGGGGACCACTAAACATCTGTCGCTCGAGGTGCGGAATCTCCCCCGAATACGCCGAATACGATCTCGAGGGGCGTATCAGCGCCCGCGCCCCCGATGACACGGAGAATTGCTCGGAGCGCAACCTGGCCGAGACGCCCTGCCATATCGGCAGTCTGCCGCACTTCGGGTTCACCGGCGCCTTCCGCTCCACCACCACCGGCCTCTACCGCTTCGGCGCCCGCTGGTACTCGCCGCGTTTCGGCCAGTTTATGAGCCCGGACCCGCTGTGGTATGTGGATTCGTTTGATGTGTACGGGTATGCGGCGTTTGATCCGGTGAATCGGTGGGATCCGAGTGGGATGGCGTCGAAGGGGATGGGGATGTTGGAAAGCCTAGTAAAAAGGATTTCTATTATAAAAATGACGGAGAAAAAATAGATGAATTCACCCCGCCGAATCCTATTCGACCGGTTGGGAATCCTGGCAAGAAACTGCTGGAAATTGTTGACGACGTTAGGGATTGGAATGGCGAGAACACAGATAATCAAGCTATGGAGGCCGCCGATGAATTACTAAATGCGGAAAGTGAGGCCGAAAGGTTACGGTGGGCAGCGGAACTCGCTTTTTGGTCGTCTGTTGCTGTGAGTACCCCGCAGAGTGCCCAAGAGGCTAGGGTCGAGGCCGCTATGATTCCCGTGGGTATGGGTCCTGGTGCATTACTCCCTAGATTTGGATCTGCTTTGTGGCGAAACAGTAGGAGGCTCCATGCGGATGAAGCGGGTACTGTTCCTCGGTTAACGCCAAGAGCGACTGCGAGAGAGATGATAAACGAGTCGGTCGAGAATCTTCAACGGATGAGAGAGGGGGGAGCTAGCGTTTCTCAAATGGCAGATGCGTTTGAAGATATGGCTTAGCAGATTGCTGACAATGTTAGTGGATGGTCTTCAACGCGCGGAAGAGGCAGCGACGGCTCCATAATTTTTTCTGGGCGGGCCGGTGAGGCCCTTGTGATTTCGCCGGAAGGTAGATTGTTTCGCGGAAGTATGACAAATCATGATCAGATCATGCCAGGTGTTCCGCCTACGCCGAATTATGATGGTTTGAGGAGTTTGGACTGAACTCATATAGGAGATAAAAATGTTATTGCGTTGGGAAGAGTCGGCCAGTCGTATGCAGGAAATTGAGGATCCAGATGTTGTTTTTTTGATTAAAGTTGTTTTGACTATACTTTCGACCCACGAGTCGGGCTTTTACAACCGACCTGAACCGATTGATGTAGTTGCGTTGATCGATGCGTTGGAAGTGCTTTTTTCCAAAAAAGGTGTATTTGAGGCGTATGTGGATGGTAGGTTGGATGAATTGCGATGGTGGAGTGATGACGACTGAAGTTGCCCCGCTTTCCTGGACAGTACTCTCCTAGTTTATGCCGCCTGACCTAGCGCGGCGCGGGCCATCTTCTCTTCGTAGCGATTGGGAGACTCAAATCCAATGGCGGAATGTAGCTTTCTGGCGTTGTACCAGCGAATGTAGTCGAGCACCGCGAGGCTCGCCTCATCTTGCGTGGTAAAGGTCGTTTGATAGACAAACTCTTTTTTGAGCGATGCGAAAAAGCTCTCGGCGACCGCGTTGTCCCAGCAGTCGCCTTTGTTGCTCATGCTGATTTGGCCGCCCCAATTCTCGACCATCTTGCGGTAATCGTCGGCAGCATATTGGGAGCCCTGGTCGGTGTGGTGAAGCCATCCGGACTCGGGACGACGCCGGTGCACCGCCATCTGAAGACAGGCCTGAATGAACTCCTGACGCATATGCGTGGCCATCGCCCAGCCGACCACGCGCCGCGAGGCAAGGTCGATGAGCACGGCCAGATAGAGCCAGCCGCGGATCGTCCACACATACGTGATATCGCCCACCCAGGCACGGTTTGGCTCGCTTATATTGAAGCTGCGATTGAGCGTGTTTGGTGCAAACTTGTAGTCGTGATTGGAGCCGGTGGTGCACCTGTATTTACGACGCGAAACCGACCTCAAGCCTTGTTTATGCATCAACCGTGCGACGCGTTTTCGCCCGATGCTCACATCGTGATGGCGCAGTTCCCGGTGGATGCGCGGAGAGCCATAGCGCTTACAACTTTTCAGAAAAATGCGGCGAATGAGCGGCTTGAGGCGAGCAATTTGTTGCGCTCGGGCGCTGGGTTTGCGGCTTCGCCACGCATAAAAAGTAGAGCGCGGCACCCGCATTACCCGACATAACATGCTCACGCTGTGGTTCGCCCTCTCTGCCTGGATGAAGTGGCACCTCACTTCGGCTCCTTCGCAAAGAAGGCTGCGGCCTTTTTTAGAATGTGGCGTTTTTTTTTTGAGGATACGATATTTTTGACGCAGGCGCTGCAACTCCTCCTGCTCGGACTCGCTCACATCGCCGCCGCGTTCCTCACGGTGCTTTTTCAACCAGTTGTGGAGCGAATTGACGTTTTGTAGTGCCCCCCATAAATCCATCCACCAACTCGCCAAAATGAGCACCATACTCAGCCGGCGATTTGTACCCGAGCGCCTGGTGGGGCCGCTCGGTGATGTAGAACTCGACCCAGGTCTCAACCGCCTCCCGAGCCTGCGCAAAGGTCTTAAAGTCGGTTATCCAGATGCACCTTCCTTCAGAGAGCGAAAGACGCGCTCCATCAGCCCGTTCCGCTGCGGCGTCCAGGGTGAGTTACGCTTCCGGGTCAGGCCGTACTGGTTGGAATGCCCGGTGAGCCCCTTCGACGGAACGCCGCGCGGTTGTCGGCGTGCAGTACCTGCCGCGACTCATTATGAGCGCAGAGGTTTCGTTGTCCCCGCGAAGACGCATCTTCAGCGCTTCCGCCTCATACGAATCACTCCCAACATCATCAACAAAAGCGCGGCAAGCGAACCACCGGGGTGCCCGGCCGGCACGCTGGCGCATCCGCCTGCGTGGCCGTCGTTCGATGGGCTGGCGCCTGCATCGTTGTCTCCCGCATCGTTGCCCTCGCCAGTGTCGGGGCTGCTGACATCCGGAGCGCCGACGTCCGGCGAGCCTGCATCCGGTGTGCCCACATCCGGGCTGCCTGCGTCTGGCGAACCCGTGTCCGGAGTGCCTGTCTCAGTGGAGCAGCGGGTGGTGACGTGTTCACTGCCTGCCAGCGGGCTGCTCTCGCAGCTCGCATCGCCCGGGCAATCCGCGTCGTGGGTGCACTCCAGATCCGCGGCATTTCCGAAGTCGCCGTGGACGCTGTTGGCGCGAATCCGAAAGTCCGCCACGCAGAAGGTTGTTTCTTCGGCAAACCCGCCGTTGGCCCAGCCCAGCAGGTAGCCCTGATCGATGAAGTTGCCGCGTTCCGCAAAGGAGATTTGTTCGTGGAGGGGGACGTCGGCGTAGGAGACGACCTCTTCATCGAGGTTGCCGGTGATGCGCTGACCATCCTTGAAGATCTCAAAAACTCCGAAGTCGCCCTCTTCGCGGGCCAGATCCAGGAAGATGTGGATGTCGATCCAGTCGCCCAGGCCGTCTTCGAGTAAGAGGGGCATGGTGCTCTCGTTCATGGCGTGGCCGTAGTTGGCGCCGTCTACGCCGATGTAAACCGAGGGGGAGGCGCCGCCCTCGGCCGGCCAGCTCTCGCTGGAGACGGAGATGTTGGCGTTGACCTTGCCGTAGTCTCCTGACCACAAAACGAAGTTTTTGTGGTTCCCGGAGGTGTGCACGTAGTTCGCGGGCACAAAGAGCTTGTAGGAGATCTCCAGCTGCACGGCGTCGATGGGCAGCGTGAAGCGCCGCTCGGCCCAGCCGTGGCCCGGCTCGGGATCGTCGGGGTGGTAGTCGAAGACCAGAGTGTTGCCGAAGGCGTCCGAGCCCGGGCAGGCGGCGCCGTAGGTGGTTCCGGCCCCGCTCGACGCCCAGAACCCCTCCTCAAAGGGGCTTTCGAAGTCGTCGTAAAACTCCCAGTCGGGGTTGACCAGGGTGGTTTCAGCCCGGGCAGCAGCCGGGAGGAGGAGCAGCGCGGCGGCCGCGAACACCTTCGTCTTCATAACGTTCTCTCCTACGCTCACGAACTCGCCGAAACGGGAGCAGGTCAGGGGGGGCAGGCGTCGGTGATGACGCCGGGGATAGTCTTCGATGGGAGAGGAGCGTAGTGCGCGCGTGGAAAGGAAGACAAGGGGCAAGTTGCTGTCTCCCCCTCGTCGAAGCGTGTGGGCCGGATGCCCTCCGTGGTGGTCCGGCGCGCCCACGTAGAGCGAGGAGTGCGGGGATAGGGTTAGCGCCTGATAACGCTCGAAGTGCACAGGCACGTCGGTGATGATTTCCGCCTGCCATCCCGCCGCGTCGATGGAACACTCCGGCCCGTCGATGGGCGCTCTTCCCAGGCGTTCTGAGACCTTCTCGGAGTGTGCCGGGATGCCCACAGAGGTTCGGAGGCCCTCGCAAGTCAGGTTTCGACGCGGAATCCCCTCCGGAGTCTCCCGGGGTGGGGCGACGTGGGGACGATGCCGACCGACGACTCCGGGAGACCTGTTGAATCTCCCCCGATGCCATCGGAAGCCTCCAGAGGTCACTTGCCGCGGATTCGCCGGGTCAGGACCCTCCCGAGCGTTCTTCGCGCCCCCCGGGAGCGATCGGGGCACTTCAGCTCGTTTCCGCGCCCGCTGGCCACAGCGTCGGGAGGCTTCCGAACGCGTTTTTCAAAATGTGAAACCCGATCGGAAGCGCATAAATACGGGCAGATCGCCTCGTTGGCCGATGTTAGGCCCTGCTCTTCTGCCCCCTGACAATCGAGCCACCCTTACGACAATGGTGCCTGGCCAGGCCAAACCTGTCAGAATCGGGTTGGGTGTTGGCCAGGACGTCAGTTTAAGAGGGTGAGATGAGCGAAGAGTTATCGGAAGATATCAAGCGTTGGACCTCGGAGCGTCGTACCGCGTTGGTGCTGCAGATTATCCGCGGGGAGACCACGGTGAACGAGGCTGCGCGCCAGTACGACCTCAAACCCGGCGAGATCGAGCAGTGGTACGAGACCTTCCTGGATGCGGGTGAGAATGGGTTGAAGAGCCGCCCGAAGGAAGAGATTGAGCGCAAAGATGCTCAAATCGCGAAGCTCCAGCAGAAGATCGGCGAGCTGGTGATGGACATCGACATCATCAAGGAGGTTCATCATATGGCCAGGCTCGACCCTTCTGGCTCCGGGTGGCGCTCTGAGGATTGATGGAACGTCACCCGGCGATGAGTGAGCGGAGATTATGCGCGCTTTTGGCGCTGAACCGCTCCACGGTCTGGCGTCAGAGGAAGGGTGTGAGCCGCCTGACGAGCGTCGGACTATGGACGCCACGAGTTTGTACTGCGAGCAGGACGGCTGGATTGGCGTGATGGCGGTGATTGACTGCTGCACCAGCGAGATTGTTGGCATCGACGTCGTTCGTCGTGGCCGCGCTGTGGAGGCGCAGCGAGCCCTGGAGAGCGCCTGTTTAAAGCGTTTTGGCCTTATTTACCCTAACGGCGAGTCGCGGCCCGTGCTGCGTAGCGATTAAGGCAAGGTGTTTACATCGAAGTCCTTCACCGGGAGTTGCAAGCCAGTACGGGCTGATTCAGGAGTTCATCAGGCCCTATACGCCGCAGCAGAACGGGCTGATTGAGTGTTTCTTCCGCTCGCTGAAAGAGGAGTGCATCTGGATGACCAATTTCAAGACCTTTGCGCAGGCGCGGGAGGTGATTGAAACCTGGGTCGAGTTCTACAACACCGAGAGGCCCCACCAGGCGCTCGGGTATACATCACCGGCTGAGTATGGTGCTCAGTTTGGCGAGTTGGTTGCTTGATGTATGGGGGGCACTACATAAAGTTCAAAAGATCGACGTTTACAAATGTTCTGAATGTGTACGTTGGTCGCCAGGTGCCACGGTAAATGTAAACACATGAAGCTCAAAGACGCCATGCTTTTATGGTCAGAGGTATGCGTTCTCCACTTCCGTGATGTTATAAATGTCAACGTACTGCTCGCCGTCATGGATGTAGGTCACGTGAACTTTTTCATCGTCCGTCACGTGAACCGAAACAACGTCGAAGAGCTCGGCAGCGTTCTGGAAATCTTCGGAGGTCGTGTTTATAAATGGGTCATCGGTGGGAATGAGGGGAGTATTGTAGATGCTGGTGATCGTGGGAGGCGGGTTTTCAGGACCACAATCATCAAACATATCGGTGCAGGCCGAGGTTGCGAGGCTGGCGACCAATACAACGACGCCAGTAAAGAGGGAGAGAAGAGCATGTTGTTTAAACGCGTGGTTTTGCCGGGTCATTGGTTTTCTC comes from the Lujinxingia sediminis genome and includes:
- a CDS encoding RHS repeat domain-containing protein; the encoded protein is MPHFGFTGAFRSTTTGLYRFGARWYSPRFGQFMSPDPLWYVDSFDVYGYAAFDPVNRWDPSGMASKGMGMLESLVKRISIIKMTEKK
- a CDS encoding IS3 family transposase, with product MDLWGALQNVNSLHNWLKKHREERGGDVSESEQEELQRLRQKYRILKKKTPHSKKGRSLLCEGAEVRCHFIQAERANHSVSMLCRVMRVPRSTFYAWRSRKPSARAQQIARLKPLIRRIFLKSCKRYGSPRIHRELRHHDVSIGRKRVARLMHKQGLRSVSRRKYRCTTGSNHDYKFAPNTLNRSFNISEPNRAWVGDITYVWTIRGWLYLAVLIDLASRRVVGWAMATHMRQEFIQACLQMAVHRRRPESGWLHHTDQGSQYAADDYRKMVENWGGQISMSNKGDCWDNAVAESFFASLKKEFVYQTTFTTQDEASLAVLDYIRWYNARKLHSAIGFESPNRYEEKMARAALGQAA
- a CDS encoding integrase core domain-containing protein; this translates as MDAAAERADGARLSLSEGRCIWITDFKTFAQAREAVETWVEFYITERPHQALGYKSPAEYGAHFGELVDGFMGGTTKRQFAPQLVEKAP
- a CDS encoding MYXO-CTERM sorting domain-containing protein, which produces MKTKVFAAAALLLLPAAARAETTLVNPDWEFYDDFESPFEEGFWASSGAGTTYGAACPGSDAFGNTLVFDYHPDDPEPGHGWAERRFTLPIDAVQLEISYKLFVPANYVHTSGNHKNFVLWSGDYGKVNANISVSSESWPAEGGASPSVYIGVDGANYGHAMNESTMPLLLEDGLGDWIDIHIFLDLAREEGDFGVFEIFKDGQRITGNLDEEVVSYADVPLHEQISFAERGNFIDQGYLLGWANGGFAEETTFCVADFRIRANSVHGDFGNAADLECTHDADCPGDASCESSPLAGSEHVTTRCSTETGTPDTGSPDAGSPDVGTPDAGSPDVGAPDVSSPDTGEGNDAGDNDAGASPSNDGHAGGCASVPAGHPGGSLAALLLMMLGVIRMRRKR
- a CDS encoding DUF1153 domain-containing protein, which gives rise to MSEELSEDIKRWTSERRTALVLQIIRGETTVNEAARQYDLKPGEIEQWYETFLDAGENGLKSRPKEEIERKDAQIAKLQQKIGELVMDIDIIKEVHHMARLDPSGSGWRSED
- a CDS encoding integrase core domain-containing protein encodes the protein MALFTLTASRGPCCVAIKARCLHRSPSPGVASQYGLIQEFIRPYTPQQNGLIECFFRSLKEECIWMTNFKTFAQAREVIETWVEFYNTERPHQALGYTSPAEYGAQFGELVA